CGGTCAGCGCGCTCTTCGGCACGCTGACCATGCTGATCTGGACGGTCGGCCGCCTGGCCGACGCCGAGGTCCTGGACGCGCTCCTCGGTGTGCTCACCCGGTTCGCCTGGATGGTGATCTTCGCGGTCGCCGCGTGGGTGGTCTACACCGTCTGGCGCGCCCACTACTACGTGCCGCGGCCCAAGCCCCAGCCCGGTGTCTACGGCCAGGCGCAGCCAGGCTGGCCGCAGCAGCAGGGTGGTTGGCCGGGCCAGGGGCAGCCCGGTGGCCAGCCGCAGGGCGGTTGGCCCGCCCCCGGCCAGCCGGGTGGTTACCCGCAGCCGGGCCAGCCGGGTGGTTACCCGCAGGCCGGCCAGTACGGTCAGCCGTCGCCGCCGTTCCAGGCACCGCAGTCGGCCCCGCCGTTCCCGCAGTCGGGACCGCCGCACCCGCAGTCCGCGCCGCCGTTCCAGGCACCGCAGTCCGCGCCGTCGTTCCCGCAGTCCGCGCCTCCGGCGAACCCTGCCCCCCAGTCCGCGCCGCCTGCGCCCGCCGCGCCGCCGTTCGGGCAGCCGCCGTCGGCCGACCCCACCCAGACCATCCCGCGCCAGTCGGCGGACCCGACCGAGGCCATCTCCCGCCCCGGCGACGCGGACAACGACCGCACCCAGCAGCTGAAGCCAGGCGACAACCCCGACCACCCCCGCTGACCGGGGCCCGACGGGTTCTTTGATCACTTGATGCTCAGTAGTCGTCAGCGAGTCTGCTGAACTGCTGAGCATCAAGTGATCAAGAGGGCGAACGCGTGCCGTTTCCCACGGTGCGGGCCGGGACTGGTGGGCCGGGCTCGCGCTGCGCATAGGCTGAGCGGATGGTTGATCGCACCCACTCCGGTCCGAGCGACGCGAGCGTGCGGCGGGCCCTGGGCCGGGCCGCGACCGGGCGTGCGCTGGATGTCGACGAGGCGACCGCGCTGCTGTCCGCTCGTGGTGACGCGCTCGACGAGCTGCTCCGGGTCGCCGGGGGGATCCGGGACGCCGGTCTGCGTGAGGCCGGGCGGCCGGGCGTGGTCACGTACTCCAAGAAGGTCTTCATCCCGCTGACCCGGCTCTGCCGGGACCGCTGCCACTACTGCACGTTCGCGACGGTGCCGCACCGGCTGCCGGCGCCGTTCCTGGACCGCGACGAGGTCCTCGCGATCGCACGGGCGGGTGCCGCGCAGGGCTGCAAGGAGGCCCTGTTCACCCTGGGTGACCGGCCGGAGGAGCGCTGGCCGGCGGCCCGCAGCTGGTTGGACGAGCGCGGTTACGACTCCACACTGGACTACCTGCGTGCCTGCGCGGTCGCCGTGCTGGAGGAGACCGGCCTGCTGCCGCACCTCAACCCCGGGGTGCTGTCCTGGTCGGAGCTGCAACGGCTCAAGCCGGTCGCGCCGAGCATGGGCATGATGTTGGAGACGACCGCGACCAGGCTCTGGTCCGAGCCGGGCGGCCCGCACTTCGGCTCGCCGGACAAGGAGCCCGCGGTCCGGCTGCGGGTGCTCGACGACGCCGGCCGGGTTGGCGTGCCGTTCACCACGGGCATCCTGATCGGCATCGGGGAGACCCCCGCGGAGCGGGTCGACGCGATCTTCGCGATCCGCCGCGCCCACCGGGAGTACGGCCACCTCCAGGAGGTGATCGTGCAGAACTTCCGCGCCAAGCCGGACACGGCGATGCGCGGCATGCCGGACGCGGAGCTGCACGACCTGGCGGCCACGGTGGCGGTGGCCCGGCTGCTGCTCGGCCCGAAGGCCCGGATCCAGGCCCCGCCGAACCTCATCGCCGGCGAGTACGACCTGCTGCTGCGCGCCGGCATCGACGACTGGGGTGGCGTCTCCCCGCTCACCCCGGACCACGTCAACCCGGAACGCCCGTGGCCGCAGATCGAGGAGCTGGCCCGGCACACCGAGCTGGCCGGGTTCACGCTGCGGGAGCGGCTGACCATCTACCCGGAGTACGTGCGCGCCGGCGACCCGTGGCTCGACCCTCGGCTGCTGCCGCACGTGAACGCGCTGGCCGATCCGACGTCCGGCATGGCGGTGGAGTCGGCCATGCCGCAGGGCCACCCCTGGCAGGAGCCGGAGGAGGTGTTCGGCGGGCGGACCGACCTGCACACCACCATCGACACCACCGGTCGGACCGACGACCGGCGGGGCGACTTCGACAGCGTCTACGGTGACTGGGCGGAGGTCGCCACCAAGGTGACCGCCGGCCCGGCCGCCGCCGCTGGCGACCACGATCTGCGGGCCGGGCTGCGGCTGGCCGCCGACGACCCCGCCGCGCTGCTGGAGCCCGCGCACACCGACGCCGCTGTGGCGCTGTTCGGCGCGGACGGTCCGGCACTTGACGAGTTGTGCCGGCTCGCCGACGACGTGCGCCGGGACGCGGTCGGCGACGACGTCACCTACGTGGTCAACCGCAACATCAACTTCAGCAACGTCTGCTACGTGGGCTGCCGCTTCTGTGCCTTCGCGCAGCGTGAACGCGACGCCGACGCGTACCGGCTCTCCGTCGACCAGGTCGCCGACCGGGCCGAGGAGGCGTGGACCCTCGGTGCCAGCGAGGTCTGCCTCCAGGGCGGCATCGACCCGAAGATGCCGGTCACCGGGTACGCCGACATCGTTCGCGCGATCAAGGCGCGGGTGCCGGAGATGCACGTGCACGCGTTCTCGCCCATGGAGATCGTCACCGCCGCCGCGAAGGCCGGCGTGCCGGTCCGCGACTGGCTGACCCAGCTGCGCGAGGCCGGGCTGGACACCATCCCGGGCACCGCCGCGGAGATCCTCGACGACGACGTGCGCTGGGT
This portion of the Micromonospora zamorensis genome encodes:
- a CDS encoding bifunctional FO biosynthesis protein CofGH, with the translated sequence MVDRTHSGPSDASVRRALGRAATGRALDVDEATALLSARGDALDELLRVAGGIRDAGLREAGRPGVVTYSKKVFIPLTRLCRDRCHYCTFATVPHRLPAPFLDRDEVLAIARAGAAQGCKEALFTLGDRPEERWPAARSWLDERGYDSTLDYLRACAVAVLEETGLLPHLNPGVLSWSELQRLKPVAPSMGMMLETTATRLWSEPGGPHFGSPDKEPAVRLRVLDDAGRVGVPFTTGILIGIGETPAERVDAIFAIRRAHREYGHLQEVIVQNFRAKPDTAMRGMPDAELHDLAATVAVARLLLGPKARIQAPPNLIAGEYDLLLRAGIDDWGGVSPLTPDHVNPERPWPQIEELARHTELAGFTLRERLTIYPEYVRAGDPWLDPRLLPHVNALADPTSGMAVESAMPQGHPWQEPEEVFGGRTDLHTTIDTTGRTDDRRGDFDSVYGDWAEVATKVTAGPAAAAGDHDLRAGLRLAADDPAALLEPAHTDAAVALFGADGPALDELCRLADDVRRDAVGDDVTYVVNRNINFSNVCYVGCRFCAFAQRERDADAYRLSVDQVADRAEEAWTLGASEVCLQGGIDPKMPVTGYADIVRAIKARVPEMHVHAFSPMEIVTAAAKAGVPVRDWLTQLREAGLDTIPGTAAEILDDDVRWVLTKGKLPAAAWVDVVSTAHELGIRSSSTMMYGHVDHPGQWLAHFRVLAGVQDRTGGFTEFVALPFVHTNAPIYLAGIARPGPTWRENRVVHAMSRLLLHGRIDNIQCSWVKLGDEGTVAMLQGGCNDLGGTLMEETISRMAGSGNGSARTEEQLRAIATAAGRPARKRSTAYGHARP